The Parabacteroides sp. FAFU027 genome window below encodes:
- a CDS encoding RagB/SusD family nutrient uptake outer membrane protein, producing MKRLCKILIFSFIASAFLLATGCKDFHDVDSERLLFDEEYQMKSPTDTLYSMVGIFSQLQKISQSYVLLGELRGDLLDVTGSSNQYLKEINNFEISQNNPYVNNIKDYYSIINNCNYVIHNIDTAYVSKGQKVMYKTFAAAKAIRAWTYMQIALNYGKAKYYTNPIVTMADANKSYPEYSITELADLLIEDLLPWKDIRNPQIGSIGSNTDTRYSYFPIRFLLGDLYLWKGDYLNAANEYRDLMYNGSYIISPDFNDRAKIANNVLDSWESFKWTDIFARSSSENITSIAVSTQYGVKFDLDSLNYKHMFKPSAAAINNWLSQQYYPHAAWNTTFRKYLSANYGVTSDSLTDIRMLSSYNDTYSLSTRITTASPSSYFINKFSYMDFQYDDYTKNVLIYRSALLYLRYAEAVNRLGKPNLAFAVLRFGLTNSNISSSKVVPKWEKPTPLPNYMNFADVRFERNVGIRSRGLGPVNLDSSYVIPAKPTLSDSVLYVEDLIQKELALETAFEGNRFQDLMRFAYRRNEPAYLANKVAAKYTQNKEAIRSKLMNTANWFIK from the coding sequence ATGAAACGACTATGTAAGATATTGATATTCTCATTTATTGCATCAGCATTTCTGCTGGCAACGGGATGTAAAGATTTTCACGATGTGGATTCCGAACGTTTGCTGTTTGATGAGGAATATCAGATGAAATCTCCCACAGATACACTCTATTCGATGGTGGGTATATTTTCCCAACTACAGAAAATTTCACAGAGTTATGTGTTGTTAGGTGAGTTAAGAGGTGATTTACTGGATGTTACCGGATCATCGAACCAGTATCTGAAAGAGATCAATAACTTTGAGATTTCACAGAATAATCCCTATGTGAATAACATTAAGGATTATTATTCTATCATCAACAACTGTAACTATGTGATTCATAATATCGATACGGCTTATGTAAGCAAAGGACAGAAGGTGATGTATAAGACATTCGCTGCGGCTAAGGCGATTCGCGCCTGGACTTATATGCAGATTGCCCTGAATTATGGCAAGGCGAAATATTATACAAATCCTATCGTCACGATGGCAGACGCCAATAAGAGTTATCCGGAGTATTCCATAACCGAACTGGCTGATCTTTTGATTGAAGACCTGTTGCCTTGGAAGGATATCCGGAATCCTCAGATCGGAAGTATTGGTTCGAATACAGACACGCGATACTCTTATTTCCCGATTCGTTTCCTGTTGGGGGATCTTTATCTCTGGAAAGGTGATTACTTGAATGCTGCAAATGAATACCGCGATCTGATGTATAACGGAAGTTATATCATTTCACCGGATTTCAATGATAGAGCCAAAATTGCAAATAATGTGCTTGATAGTTGGGAAAGTTTTAAATGGACGGATATTTTTGCTCGTTCTTCATCCGAAAATATTACTTCGATCGCTGTTTCTACACAGTATGGTGTCAAATTTGATTTAGACAGTCTGAACTATAAGCATATGTTCAAGCCGTCAGCAGCAGCCATAAATAATTGGTTGTCGCAGCAATATTACCCTCATGCCGCCTGGAATACCACGTTCCGTAAATATCTGTCAGCGAACTATGGTGTTACCTCCGATTCATTGACTGATATCAGAATGCTGAGTTCGTATAATGACACGTACAGTTTGTCAACCAGAATAACAACAGCATCGCCCTCTTCGTATTTTATTAATAAGTTTAGCTACATGGACTTTCAATACGATGATTATACCAAAAACGTATTAATCTATCGTTCGGCATTACTTTACCTACGTTATGCAGAGGCGGTAAACCGATTGGGAAAACCAAACCTTGCATTTGCCGTTTTACGGTTTGGGTTGACTAACTCTAATATTAGTAGTTCGAAAGTTGTTCCAAAATGGGAAAAACCGACACCGCTACCTAATTACATGAATTTCGCTGATGTAAGGTTTGAACGGAATGTCGGTATCAGATCACGCGGTCTTGGCCCGGTAAATCTGGATTCCAGCTATGTAATTCCAGCAAAACCAACCTTGTCAGATTCGGTCCTGTATGTTGAGGATTTGATCCAGAAGGAACTTGCTTTGGAGACCGCATTTGAAGGTAACCGTTTCCAGGATCTCATGCGTTTTGCTTACCGTCGGAATGAACCTGCATATCTTGCAAATAAGGTGGCTGCAAAATATACACAAAACAAGGAAGCTATTAGAAGTAAACTAATGAATACAGCTAACTGGTTTATCAAATAG
- a CDS encoding fasciclin domain-containing protein — MKNDKSIATLSRFYRLGLILVGISFLLSSCLDSDKIGGNYYTFTNKMMGQFLKDRPDEFSEFTRLLDTTKVMGLLNGYGEFTCFAPTNDAMFAFYKARGKSSLTEFSLDSLKKIAYDHIIKGEKLLKDDFIEGRLPNMTMSDRFISISYGTEGGNQAIYVNKTAKIVERDDTVSNGVLHIINQVINPTEFTLVEAIANDKKFTLFYDALQKTGLANKLMPTIDESYDPDDYKSLVASPYVQGSGSIDELPKSKKFGFTALMESDSTLALNGITDLASMKTYAAKVYNTVYPEDAGISDITNPKNSLNRFIAYHLINKQLSYSKFINDYDTKHMLKTYDMYEYIETMCPNTLMEVKVERASGGANLINKNSQTGNAVKIVSTNFDNDATNGVYHEIDKVLVYDLSVASELASKRLRMDAASFFPELTNNNMRGNGKVQSWVFPHNKKFKYIEGLTCSDETRFCYLNAFGGYLDYQGDEVYLNGMYNFSVVTPPIPAGTYEVRFGYQPTGGRGAAQLYWDSIPCGIPLDLRILASDPLIGFVRPGTDTQDPFGYENDKMMRNRGYMKGPDTYWDYAPVWYGGQIARNSPSVLRRILGIYTFDKAQKHVFTVKAVREGQFMFDYLEFVPVETLESEDTH; from the coding sequence ATGAAAAACGATAAATCAATAGCAACTTTAAGTCGCTTTTATCGGCTCGGTTTGATATTAGTTGGAATATCATTCCTCTTATCATCTTGCCTTGATTCGGATAAAATCGGGGGAAACTATTATACGTTTACCAATAAGATGATGGGCCAGTTCCTGAAAGATCGCCCAGACGAATTTTCGGAATTTACCCGTTTATTGGATACCACAAAGGTGATGGGATTACTTAACGGGTATGGTGAATTTACCTGTTTTGCACCAACAAATGATGCGATGTTTGCTTTTTATAAAGCCCGTGGAAAATCATCCCTGACAGAATTTTCCCTGGATTCATTGAAAAAGATCGCCTATGATCATATCATTAAAGGTGAAAAACTCTTGAAAGATGATTTTATAGAAGGACGGTTACCTAACATGACAATGAGTGATCGCTTCATATCGATTTCTTATGGAACTGAAGGTGGTAATCAGGCCATTTATGTCAATAAAACCGCGAAAATTGTAGAAAGAGATGATACGGTCAGTAACGGCGTTTTACACATCATTAATCAGGTGATCAATCCTACTGAATTTACTTTGGTTGAGGCTATCGCGAATGATAAAAAGTTCACGCTGTTCTATGATGCTCTCCAGAAAACCGGCTTGGCCAATAAACTAATGCCAACTATTGATGAAAGTTATGATCCGGATGATTACAAATCGTTGGTAGCTTCACCTTACGTGCAGGGTAGTGGTTCTATTGACGAATTGCCAAAGTCTAAAAAATTTGGATTTACGGCATTGATGGAGAGTGATTCTACATTGGCATTAAACGGCATTACGGATTTAGCTTCTATGAAAACTTATGCAGCAAAGGTGTATAACACCGTATATCCCGAAGATGCCGGTATTTCCGATATAACCAATCCTAAGAACAGCCTGAATCGGTTTATTGCATATCACTTGATTAATAAACAGTTAAGCTACTCGAAGTTTATCAATGATTATGATACAAAGCACATGCTCAAAACATATGATATGTATGAGTATATCGAAACGATGTGTCCGAATACCCTTATGGAGGTTAAAGTAGAAAGAGCGAGCGGTGGAGCAAACCTGATTAATAAGAACTCACAAACCGGGAATGCTGTCAAAATTGTTTCGACAAACTTTGATAATGACGCAACAAATGGTGTATATCATGAGATCGATAAAGTATTGGTTTACGATTTGAGTGTGGCCAGCGAACTGGCAAGTAAGCGTTTGAGAATGGATGCTGCAAGTTTCTTCCCAGAATTAACAAACAACAATATGCGTGGTAATGGCAAAGTGCAATCCTGGGTCTTCCCACATAATAAAAAGTTTAAATATATCGAAGGATTGACTTGTTCTGACGAAACCCGTTTCTGTTATCTGAATGCATTTGGCGGATATCTGGATTATCAGGGTGATGAGGTTTACCTGAATGGAATGTATAATTTCTCCGTAGTCACTCCACCGATCCCAGCCGGTACTTACGAGGTTCGTTTCGGTTATCAGCCGACAGGAGGTCGTGGTGCAGCTCAGTTATATTGGGATAGCATTCCTTGTGGAATTCCACTCGACTTACGTATTCTGGCCAGCGACCCGCTTATCGGATTCGTAAGACCGGGAACAGACACTCAGGATCCTTTCGGATATGAAAATGACAAAATGATGCGCAACCGTGGATATATGAAAGGTCCGGATACCTATTGGGATTATGCTCCTGTATGGTATGGAGGTCAAATTGCCCGTAACAGTCCGTCGGTATTACGAAGAATATTGGGAATATACACCTTTGATAAAGCCCAAAAGCACGTCTTTACGGTCAAAGCGGTAAGGGAGGGACAGTTTATGTTTGACTACCTGGAGTTTGTTCCTGTGGAAACATTGGAGAGTGAAGATACTCATTGA
- a CDS encoding fasciclin domain-containing protein, which produces MRKKKFNLTAIITLILIVFTSSCKDDWGDHYNFKSTEKSDLNLTEYIKAQGDLSKFAQMLAISGYDTILAKHQTYTVWAPDNSALAGFALTDTAIIRNLVENHITRFSHPTAAIDTVQLRMLDNKLITFAKGVGSAYTFGGKSLTSSNVATTNGILHTLNGYVPYLSNLWESIGQKPGLDSLKTYLYSQSKLEFDKDASTQLGYVGGKMVYDSVFTLTNKFLTQRGALNNEDSIYTVLLPNNEAWTSSYQKIKEYYKSSLVEKNGGALQRQRTQATLVQDLVFKGLISNPSAADSLISTNSNIFQNPDTLFRNTQSYEASNGLAFVTNSLNFKAKESWNKTIRIEAEDEGYGRSKSNCDLYVRSGLGSAFNVSGDKYLIAEPNTTSSISKVFVKFPIPNTLSTKYNIYCVFVPTIITDITDTRPCKVNVYLSYIASGKTTPTEVPLVTNKETTGTQTTKLLVASNYQFPYCNLIDPESFAITDITVALRVENAAKTSETTKYNRTMRLDCILLEPVE; this is translated from the coding sequence ATGAGGAAAAAGAAATTTAATCTGACAGCTATAATCACTCTGATATTGATCGTCTTTACATCATCCTGTAAAGACGACTGGGGTGATCACTATAACTTCAAGTCAACGGAGAAAAGCGATCTGAATCTGACTGAATACATTAAGGCTCAAGGGGATTTAAGTAAATTCGCTCAGATGCTTGCTATAAGCGGTTATGATACCATTTTAGCCAAGCATCAGACCTATACGGTCTGGGCTCCGGATAACAGTGCTCTTGCCGGCTTTGCCCTGACGGATACGGCTATTATCCGTAATCTGGTGGAAAATCATATCACCCGTTTTTCTCACCCGACAGCCGCAATCGATACCGTTCAGCTGAGAATGTTAGACAACAAACTGATTACTTTCGCCAAAGGGGTCGGTTCTGCTTATACTTTTGGTGGCAAATCTTTAACCAGTTCAAATGTTGCAACCACAAACGGTATCTTACATACCCTCAACGGTTATGTGCCTTACCTGAGCAATCTATGGGAATCCATTGGGCAGAAACCCGGTCTTGATTCTTTGAAAACCTATTTATACTCTCAAAGCAAGTTAGAGTTTGATAAAGATGCAAGTACACAACTCGGTTATGTAGGTGGAAAAATGGTGTATGACTCGGTATTTACCCTGACTAATAAATTCCTTACCCAGCGGGGTGCATTAAATAACGAAGACAGTATTTATACCGTACTTCTGCCTAATAACGAAGCCTGGACAAGTTCCTACCAAAAGATAAAAGAGTACTACAAATCCAGTCTGGTAGAGAAGAATGGTGGGGCGCTTCAGCGTCAGCGTACACAAGCGACTCTCGTACAGGATTTGGTCTTCAAAGGATTAATAAGCAATCCTTCAGCCGCAGATTCTTTGATTTCGACCAACAGTAACATTTTCCAGAATCCGGATACCCTTTTCCGTAACACTCAATCTTATGAAGCAAGTAATGGATTGGCTTTTGTGACTAATTCGCTGAATTTTAAAGCAAAAGAGTCATGGAATAAAACCATTCGCATTGAAGCTGAAGATGAGGGGTATGGAAGATCCAAATCAAATTGTGATCTTTATGTGCGTAGCGGACTTGGTTCGGCTTTTAATGTTTCAGGTGATAAATATCTTATAGCGGAGCCTAATACAACCAGCTCTATTTCGAAAGTCTTTGTTAAGTTCCCGATACCGAATACGTTATCCACCAAATACAATATTTATTGTGTTTTCGTACCGACTATTATAACTGATATTACTGACACCAGACCTTGCAAGGTAAACGTTTATCTGTCTTATATTGCTTCGGGAAAAACAACACCGACAGAAGTACCGCTCGTAACCAATAAAGAGACAACTGGAACCCAGACGACAAAGTTACTGGTGGCTTCGAATTATCAGTTTCCATATTGTAACCTGATTGATCCTGAAAGTTTTGCAATAACAGATATTACTGTAGCGCTCAGAGTAGAAAATGCAGCAAAAACATCAGAGACAACTAAGTATAACCGGACAATGCGTCTGGATTGTATACTCCTGGAACCGGTAGAATAG
- a CDS encoding SusC/RagA family TonB-linked outer membrane protein: MKNINNILTMTRSCFIMKYCSVVSAFLFCIGVMNVKSAGTEKGQQKMLSIAGVVRDAHTKLPITAAQITDFKKSVSATTDKNGVFRIKISSAKEVLFVSAFDYGSREIPVQGKDSVVIDLYPDAFGSYFKEVEGLTGSNYNSFQVPASKQASDFSQSTAISVDDLLQTELGGSVKATSRSGLTGIGASAFIRGINSLNANAQPLYIVDGIIWNNYYSDGSLFDGYYSNPLDNIDVNDVESVSVLKDGTSIYGSKAANGVILIKTKRGKSTVTKINLNIMTGITDQPKTIPVMNADQYRVYVSDILGTTGFDNNTISSLPYLLEDPSKPIYNTYHNNTNWNDQVYRQGATNSYSISANGGDEKALYYFSLGYTGNTGVVKSTDFERMNARFNADVNVFKGMKLGLNIGFTHISRTLLDDGVNDYTSSTWLSRIKSPFLSPNTFTSLGKQTIDYDDSDIFGLGNPSAIIANSNNALKQFRFNLGVTPTFNFTPNLSLSSQFDFSLYKNNEEYFIHSTGIPTRYLDGIGNVENFRYSLMVHDVAVFDETKLTYQNKFDGFHNLKAILGCRYTGSNYESDLAGGYNNDKVPLSNSYEHLNVTGANNLVHTVSNYVNLEYNYDRRYFLTGVASMDGSSRFGNDVKGGFDFLGQSWGLFPSINAAWLMSSEKFMKHIEFLNFCKIRAGYGLTGNDDIEDYRTRTYFSSIRYMDRANGLILRNIANPGLQWETTRKANLGVDMGLFNDRLSLSFDLFSNVTDNMLNLRTYPDVTGLGTYWGNGGKMSNKGYELSLDVKALNLKNLTWELGLNVGHYKNEILALPEGDYTTSIYGGEVLTAVGHPVGTFYGYKTDGVFATQQAAAAANLKTLDQSGTYRSFTAGDIHFVDVNKDGMIDAKDKQVIGNPNPDVYGTVSSKLTYRRLTLNTLFTYSFGNDIYNYQRSQLESGSNFYNQSTTMLSRWTGDGQHTLQPKAVYGDPEGNARFSDRWIEDGSYFRLKTVSLSYNVPLKIKFLDGLTIWASANNLLTFTKYLGSDPEFSARNSVYYQGIDNGLVPQSKSYYLGVKINL, encoded by the coding sequence ATGAAAAATATAAATAATATATTGACAATGACCCGGTCTTGTTTCATCATGAAATATTGTAGCGTAGTATCAGCTTTTCTGTTTTGCATTGGCGTTATGAATGTAAAATCAGCGGGTACAGAAAAAGGACAACAAAAAATGTTATCCATTGCCGGGGTAGTACGTGATGCGCATACTAAACTACCTATTACGGCAGCACAGATCACCGACTTCAAAAAAAGTGTATCAGCAACAACCGATAAAAATGGGGTGTTTCGGATAAAAATTTCATCAGCGAAAGAAGTTCTCTTTGTTTCGGCCTTTGATTACGGTTCGCGCGAAATTCCTGTTCAGGGGAAAGATTCTGTTGTGATTGATCTGTATCCGGATGCTTTTGGTAGCTATTTTAAAGAGGTCGAGGGATTAACCGGAAGCAATTATAATTCGTTTCAGGTGCCGGCATCTAAGCAGGCCAGTGACTTTAGCCAATCAACAGCTATCTCGGTCGATGACCTGCTGCAAACAGAGTTGGGCGGTAGTGTAAAAGCAACCTCCCGTTCGGGCCTGACTGGAATAGGAGCTTCTGCTTTTATTCGTGGCATTAACTCGCTGAATGCAAATGCGCAGCCATTGTACATTGTGGATGGTATCATTTGGAATAACTATTATAGCGACGGTTCTTTATTCGATGGGTATTACTCTAATCCGTTGGATAATATCGATGTGAATGATGTCGAAAGTGTGTCCGTTTTGAAGGATGGTACTTCTATTTACGGCAGTAAAGCTGCCAATGGGGTTATCCTGATTAAAACCAAAAGAGGTAAAAGTACGGTTACCAAAATAAATCTGAATATTATGACCGGAATTACCGATCAGCCTAAAACGATACCGGTAATGAATGCTGACCAGTACAGGGTGTATGTGAGTGATATTTTGGGAACAACCGGATTCGATAACAATACGATTTCCAGTTTGCCTTATTTACTTGAAGATCCTTCAAAACCAATTTATAACACCTACCACAACAATACAAACTGGAATGATCAGGTATACCGTCAGGGGGCAACCAACAGCTATTCGATCAGCGCAAATGGTGGTGATGAAAAAGCGTTATACTATTTCTCTTTGGGTTATACCGGAAATACAGGGGTTGTAAAATCGACGGATTTTGAGAGAATGAACGCCCGGTTTAATGCTGATGTCAATGTGTTTAAAGGGATGAAATTAGGTCTGAATATCGGATTTACACACATCAGCCGCACATTGCTGGATGATGGAGTGAACGATTATACTTCTTCCACTTGGCTTAGCCGGATTAAGTCACCATTTTTGAGTCCCAATACTTTTACTTCATTGGGTAAGCAAACAATCGACTACGATGACAGCGATATTTTTGGTCTTGGTAATCCTTCTGCTATCATTGCCAATTCTAATAACGCATTAAAACAATTCCGTTTCAACCTCGGTGTTACACCAACCTTTAATTTTACACCGAATCTGTCATTGAGCTCTCAGTTTGATTTCAGTTTGTACAAAAACAATGAAGAGTATTTCATTCACTCGACTGGTATTCCTACGAGATATTTAGACGGTATAGGAAATGTAGAAAACTTCAGATACAGTTTAATGGTACATGATGTCGCTGTGTTTGACGAAACGAAACTGACTTATCAGAATAAATTTGATGGGTTCCATAACCTTAAGGCTATACTGGGATGCCGATATACCGGAAGCAACTATGAAAGTGATCTTGCCGGCGGTTATAATAATGACAAAGTACCTCTCTCAAACAGTTATGAGCATTTGAATGTAACAGGAGCCAATAACTTAGTGCATACTGTTTCGAATTATGTAAATCTGGAGTATAACTATGATCGTCGTTATTTTCTTACCGGTGTGGCTTCGATGGATGGCTCTTCCCGTTTTGGAAACGACGTCAAGGGGGGATTTGATTTTCTGGGACAAAGTTGGGGACTTTTTCCTTCAATCAATGCAGCCTGGTTGATGTCGTCTGAAAAATTCATGAAACATATTGAGTTCCTGAACTTCTGTAAAATCAGAGCAGGGTATGGATTGACCGGAAACGATGATATTGAGGATTATCGGACCAGAACTTATTTTTCCTCAATTCGCTATATGGATAGAGCCAATGGCCTGATTCTTCGCAATATCGCAAATCCCGGGCTGCAATGGGAAACAACCCGTAAGGCAAATCTTGGAGTGGATATGGGGCTTTTCAATGACAGACTCTCCCTTTCATTTGATCTCTTCTCTAATGTGACTGACAATATGCTCAATCTCAGAACCTATCCTGACGTTACCGGTTTGGGTACTTATTGGGGCAATGGCGGTAAAATGTCAAATAAGGGCTATGAGTTATCTCTTGATGTAAAAGCTTTGAATCTGAAGAACCTGACCTGGGAATTAGGATTAAATGTAGGTCATTACAAAAATGAGATTTTGGCTTTGCCAGAGGGAGATTACACAACGTCAATATATGGCGGAGAAGTGCTAACTGCTGTTGGCCACCCGGTTGGTACATTCTACGGATATAAAACAGATGGTGTTTTTGCAACACAACAAGCGGCAGCAGCGGCTAATCTCAAAACACTGGATCAGAGCGGAACATATCGTAGCTTTACAGCTGGAGATATTCACTTTGTAGATGTGAATAAAGATGGTATGATTGATGCTAAAGATAAACAGGTAATTGGAAATCCCAATCCGGATGTTTACGGTACAGTGTCGAGCAAATTGACCTATAGGAGATTAACCTTAAATACACTGTTTACTTACTCCTTCGGTAATGATATCTATAATTATCAACGGAGCCAGTTAGAGTCTGGCAGTAATTTTTACAATCAATCAACCACTATGCTTTCAAGATGGACCGGCGATGGACAGCATACGTTACAGCCAAAAGCTGTTTATGGTGATCCGGAGGGCAATGCACGCTTTTCTGACCGATGGATTGAGGATGGCTCATATTTCCGTTTGAAGACCGTTTCACTTTCATACAATGTGCCTTTGAAAATTAAATTCCTGGATGGATTGACAATTTGGGCTTCTGCTAATAACTTGTTGACCTTCACGAAATACCTGGGTTCGGATCCTGAATTCTCAGCCCGTAACTCGGTTTATTATCAGGGTATAGACAACGGATTAGTTCCTCAGAGCAAAAGTTACTATCTGGGAGTGAAAATAAATCTCTAA